A DNA window from Leptospiraceae bacterium contains the following coding sequences:
- a CDS encoding glycosyltransferase family 4 protein, translating into MIQIIQYIGREISKRLKRILTQTIIYIVSPKDNLIAKTYYIFVPEKYGSEYHLDKRIIDVNWFIPAFNPGSGSGGHLNIFRMVHFLEKFGIKNNLIIVESNHLTKAQSKKIINEDYIPVNAEVFEGRKEVKPALISMATEWRTAYPVRDFIGSPIKTYFVQDYETLFYPPGTDSALAEDTYRFGFYGITAGDWIKDTLKEKYNMPCESFGFSYDKHLYVAADDVNIPQNTWKKDRPRVFFYLRTKTPRRGAYLGLLALGELKKKFPEVEIIIAGENNKDLILPFEVTNLGLLQLSQLHDIYKSVDLALVLSFTNLSLLPLELMASNCTLLINEGPNNRWGLNEDICSFCDPTIESITDKMLELLKNHELRNRLRKNAVKYVVTTSWEKEAEKVFKILTNLQKKYLNND; encoded by the coding sequence ATGATTCAAATAATTCAATACATTGGAAGAGAAATTTCAAAGAGACTAAAAAGAATTCTGACTCAGACTATCATTTATATTGTTTCGCCTAAAGACAATTTAATAGCTAAAACATATTATATTTTTGTGCCGGAAAAATATGGATCAGAGTATCACTTAGACAAGCGGATAATTGATGTTAACTGGTTTATTCCTGCTTTTAATCCCGGATCTGGTTCGGGCGGACATTTGAATATATTTAGAATGGTTCATTTTCTAGAGAAATTTGGAATTAAAAATAACCTCATCATTGTTGAGAGTAACCATCTTACAAAAGCGCAGAGTAAAAAAATTATCAATGAAGATTATATTCCTGTCAATGCAGAAGTTTTTGAAGGAAGAAAGGAAGTAAAGCCGGCTTTAATTTCGATGGCAACGGAATGGAGAACCGCTTATCCTGTTCGAGATTTTATTGGGTCTCCAATCAAGACTTATTTTGTTCAGGATTATGAGACTCTTTTTTATCCGCCGGGAACGGATTCTGCTTTAGCTGAAGATACATACAGATTCGGGTTCTATGGAATCACTGCTGGTGATTGGATTAAAGATACATTGAAAGAAAAATACAATATGCCCTGCGAAAGCTTCGGATTTTCTTATGACAAACATCTTTACGTAGCAGCGGATGATGTGAATATTCCGCAGAATACTTGGAAGAAAGATAGACCTAGAGTCTTTTTTTATTTGAGAACGAAAACTCCTAGACGCGGCGCATATTTGGGATTACTCGCTCTAGGAGAATTAAAGAAAAAATTTCCCGAAGTTGAAATCATCATTGCTGGCGAGAATAATAAGGATTTGATTCTACCATTCGAAGTAACTAATCTTGGTCTTCTTCAATTGAGTCAATTGCATGATATTTATAAGTCTGTTGATCTGGCACTTGTATTATCTTTTACAAATCTATCCCTTTTACCTTTAGAGTTGATGGCTTCTAATTGCACTCTTTTAATCAATGAGGGTCCGAATAATAGATGGGGTTTAAATGAGGATATATGTTCCTTTTGTGATCCTACGATTGAGTCTATTACAGATAAGATGTTAGAACTTTTAAAAAATCATGAATTAAGAAATCGCCTACGAAAGAATGCTGTCAAATATGTAGTAACCACAAGCTGGGAAAAGGAAGCCGAAAAAGTTTTCAAAATTCTTACTAACTTACAAAAGAAATATTTAAACAATGACTAA